A genome region from Syntrophaceae bacterium includes the following:
- the flhF gene encoding flagellar biosynthesis protein FlhF yields the protein MQIKRFEAASTQEALLKIKSELGPDAVVLSTRKLRGGRDPLVEVTAAVDERPEGRREGARPAGPPAPVAPDGEGEAVARALRRDLEEIKGLLAESALRSFPYGEFLEMREMLDTFFDTMGFQRKEKFPGALLKIYHRLVSSGVSRPKAFLLVSTLNRNLPPGKLQDEEAVGRTAEKLLAMSIGLSYRGEERRRICAFVGPTGAGKTTTLAKIAARAALEEKKKVGLITTDTYRIAAAEQLKTYARIMQIPIEVVPDKAAFRMALAKLADRDLVLVDTPGKNTAEPGYIDRLRDLFELDAPVEASLLLPLTSSQDNLAENVARFKPVGYRSIIFTKLDEDRHFGRIYNIIDQERKPVSWVTNGQNVPQDIERIDPGRLARMIMTSTMQ from the coding sequence GTGCAGATCAAGCGTTTCGAAGCCGCCAGCACGCAGGAAGCCTTGTTGAAGATCAAGAGCGAGCTCGGGCCGGATGCCGTGGTGCTCTCGACGAGGAAGCTCCGCGGGGGGAGGGACCCGCTCGTCGAGGTCACCGCTGCCGTGGACGAGCGCCCGGAAGGCCGCCGCGAAGGCGCGCGGCCCGCGGGCCCGCCCGCTCCGGTTGCGCCCGACGGCGAAGGGGAGGCCGTGGCCCGCGCGCTGCGGCGCGACCTGGAGGAGATCAAGGGGCTTTTGGCCGAGTCCGCCCTTCGCTCCTTCCCCTACGGGGAGTTCCTCGAGATGCGGGAGATGCTCGACACGTTCTTCGACACCATGGGGTTCCAGCGCAAGGAGAAGTTCCCCGGGGCACTGCTGAAGATCTACCACCGGCTCGTCTCGTCCGGCGTGTCGCGCCCGAAGGCCTTCCTGCTCGTGAGCACGCTGAACCGCAACCTGCCGCCGGGGAAGCTGCAGGACGAGGAGGCCGTGGGCCGCACCGCCGAGAAGCTGCTGGCCATGTCCATCGGCCTCTCCTACCGGGGCGAGGAGAGGAGGCGCATCTGCGCCTTCGTGGGGCCCACCGGCGCGGGGAAGACGACGACCCTGGCGAAGATCGCGGCCCGGGCGGCCCTCGAGGAGAAGAAGAAGGTCGGCCTCATCACGACGGACACCTACCGCATCGCCGCCGCGGAGCAGCTCAAGACCTACGCACGGATCATGCAGATCCCCATCGAGGTGGTCCCCGACAAGGCGGCCTTCCGGATGGCCCTGGCGAAACTCGCGGACCGGGACCTCGTCCTGGTGGACACGCCCGGCAAGAACACGGCGGAGCCCGGCTACATCGACAGGCTGCGGGATCTCTTCGAGCTCGACGCCCCCGTGGAGGCCAGCCTCCTGCTGCCCCTGACGTCGAGCCAGGACAACCTGGCCGAGAACGTCGCGCGGTTCAAACCCGTGGGCTACCGCTCGATCATCTTCACCAAGCTCGACGAGGACCGGCATTTCGGCAGGATCTACAACATCATCGACCAGGAGCGCAAGCCCGTCTCCTGGGTGACCAACGGGCAGAACGTCCCGCAGGACATCGAGAGGATCGACCCGGGGCGGCTGGCCCGGATGATCATGACCAGCACGATGCAGTGA
- a CDS encoding flagellar protein FlgN, with the protein MLNPNLQMTHEPEGRADLETLLGSLLSVLRKEVEVYGELAEAVALEADILRRPSLESLHESNARKETCILKSRLLEEVRLKTVGRIASALGLDEEGLTLQAILPHAQGGLGRDLRDCHRELRALAARIREANRRNGRLLDASLEGVRAGTEFLGSLLGGGATYLDSGALKQSGLSGRICSERG; encoded by the coding sequence ATGCTGAACCCGAATCTGCAGATGACCCACGAACCGGAGGGGAGGGCCGACCTGGAGACCCTCCTGGGCTCCCTGCTGTCCGTTCTCCGCAAGGAGGTCGAGGTCTACGGCGAACTCGCCGAGGCCGTCGCCCTCGAGGCGGACATCCTCCGGAGGCCCTCCCTGGAGAGCCTCCACGAGAGCAATGCCCGCAAGGAGACCTGCATCCTCAAGTCCCGGCTCCTGGAGGAGGTCCGGTTGAAAACGGTCGGCCGGATCGCGTCGGCCCTGGGGCTCGACGAAGAGGGGCTGACGCTCCAGGCGATCCTGCCCCACGCGCAGGGCGGCCTGGGGCGGGACCTCCGGGACTGCCACCGGGAACTGCGCGCACTGGCCGCCCGGATCCGGGAAGCGAACCGCCGCAACGGGCGCCTGCTGGATGCGTCGCTCGAGGGGGTCCGCGCCGGCACCGAGTTCCTCGGCAGCCTCCTCGGCGGGGGCGCGACGTACCTCGACTCGGGTGCCTTGAAACAAAGCGGCCTGAGCGGCCGCATCTGCTCGGAGAGAGGGTGA
- a CDS encoding MinD/ParA family protein: MSSNGGAFQLDQATLLRRMKKASELKEGSIDPCPGGVSAERAPRRATRVIAITSGKGGVGKTNIAANLAYHLSRMKKRTLVLDADMGLANIDVILGLAPKYNLYHVLRGEKALAEVIVEGPGGMQILPATSGIPEMADLSRGEKLALLDELDGLGSELDFMLIDTAAGIAGNVIYFNVAAREIIVVASPEPTSITDAYALIKILYSQHGEKRFMLLANMVKNSSEAREVFLKVSNATSHFLNLSIESLGYVLDDTRVTEAVRQQKALAEAFPESKANKCLQSIARKLCRIQPGPVESGSLKFFWKSIVEKPRG; the protein is encoded by the coding sequence ATGTCATCAAACGGAGGTGCTTTTCAGTTGGATCAGGCAACCTTGCTCAGGCGGATGAAAAAGGCCTCGGAACTCAAGGAAGGATCGATCGACCCCTGCCCCGGGGGGGTCTCTGCGGAGCGGGCGCCCCGGCGGGCGACCCGCGTGATTGCGATCACGAGCGGCAAGGGCGGCGTCGGCAAGACCAACATCGCGGCGAACCTGGCCTATCATCTCTCCCGGATGAAGAAGAGGACCCTCGTCCTGGACGCGGACATGGGCCTCGCGAACATCGACGTGATCCTGGGGCTCGCGCCGAAGTACAATCTCTATCACGTCCTGCGGGGCGAGAAGGCGCTTGCCGAGGTGATCGTCGAGGGGCCCGGCGGCATGCAGATCCTGCCTGCCACCTCGGGCATCCCCGAGATGGCGGACCTGTCCCGGGGCGAGAAGCTCGCCCTGCTCGATGAGCTCGACGGGCTGGGCAGCGAGCTGGACTTCATGCTCATCGACACGGCCGCGGGCATCGCGGGCAACGTGATCTACTTCAACGTGGCCGCCCGGGAGATCATCGTCGTCGCCTCGCCGGAGCCCACCTCCATCACCGACGCCTACGCCCTGATCAAGATCCTCTACAGCCAGCACGGCGAGAAGCGCTTCATGCTCCTGGCGAACATGGTGAAGAACTCCAGCGAGGCCCGGGAGGTGTTCCTGAAGGTGAGCAACGCCACCTCGCATTTCCTGAATCTCTCCATCGAGTCCCTCGGGTACGTCCTGGACGACACCCGGGTGACCGAAGCGGTGCGGCAGCAGAAGGCCCTGGCGGAGGCCTTTCCCGAATCCAAGGCGAACAAGTGCCTGCAGTCCATCGCCCGGAAGCTCTGCAGGATCCAGCCCGGCCCCGTCGAGTCGGGCAGCCTGAAGTTCTTCTGGAAGTCCATCGTCGAGAAACCGCGCGGGTAG
- a CDS encoding flagellar biosynthesis protein FlhB — protein MGETRQQRQKIAAALRYDAATGDAPRLTAKGRGAVAEKIIELARRHDIPVREDRALVEILSRLEIDRQIPPELYRAVAEILAFVYSANERYREDRGQE, from the coding sequence ATCGGCGAGACGAGGCAGCAGAGACAGAAGATCGCGGCGGCGCTCCGCTACGATGCGGCCACGGGAGACGCCCCGAGGCTCACGGCGAAGGGCAGGGGGGCCGTGGCCGAAAAGATCATCGAGCTTGCCCGGCGCCACGACATCCCCGTGCGCGAGGACAGGGCCCTCGTCGAGATCCTGAGCCGGCTCGAGATCGACCGGCAGATCCCCCCGGAACTCTACCGGGCCGTGGCGGAGATCCTCGCCTTCGTCTACTCCGCCAACGAGAGGTACCGGGAAGACAGGGGGCAAGAGTAG
- a CDS encoding flagellar basal body-associated FliL family protein → MARRVELDLLEIDGPAEAPGTAPAGIAAEAGPAPPKRMSLLLRLRACLQRALGVFGRPGPSLGWRALLNWKVLAAGVTGLLLLSAAAGSLVYFRHQGEERITAGQQTAAVPAAPAVHEAVFPDFSIDVKDAKGRYRFLQCDVTVEFHGAVELTEDRKVEIRRAIYHAAKKRGPEWIGKPDSGSRFKRDVREELQSVLGEGTLKNVYLTRFVWL, encoded by the coding sequence ATGGCGCGGCGCGTAGAACTCGATCTGCTGGAAATCGACGGGCCGGCGGAAGCCCCGGGCACGGCACCGGCGGGGATCGCCGCCGAGGCGGGTCCTGCCCCGCCGAAGCGCATGTCGCTGCTGCTGCGGCTCCGCGCATGCCTGCAGAGGGCCCTCGGCGTGTTCGGGCGGCCGGGCCCCTCGCTCGGGTGGAGGGCTCTGCTGAACTGGAAAGTCCTCGCGGCGGGCGTCACTGGGCTCCTTCTCCTCTCGGCCGCCGCCGGGTCCCTCGTCTATTTCCGCCATCAGGGGGAGGAGCGGATCACCGCCGGGCAGCAGACGGCGGCCGTCCCGGCCGCCCCGGCGGTCCACGAGGCCGTATTCCCCGATTTCAGCATCGACGTCAAGGATGCCAAAGGCCGCTACCGCTTCCTGCAGTGCGACGTCACGGTCGAGTTTCACGGGGCGGTGGAGCTCACGGAGGACCGGAAGGTGGAGATCCGCAGGGCGATCTACCACGCGGCGAAGAAGAGGGGGCCCGAGTGGATCGGGAAGCCCGATTCCGGCAGCCGGTTCAAGAGGGACGTGCGGGAGGAGCTGCAGAGCGTCCTGGGCGAGGGGACGCTGAAAAACGTGTACCTGACCCGGTTCGTGTGGTTATAG
- the flgG gene encoding flagellar basal-body rod protein FlgG, whose protein sequence is MIRSLYTAATGMLAQQINQDVVANNLANVQTPGFKSSRAEFQDLMYQVSRQAGVGTTSGTALPLGMEVGLGSKLTSIQKTFTQGDYQQTGNRFDWAIEGDGFFQVDDGNGKTLYTRAGSWKISKDLYLVNSEGLKLIPEVTVPTGTVTFTVDAGGTWTAKDKGGATLASGRLELAKFANPAGLTNLGRNLYAKTDGSGEPVTGNPDTEGFGTISQTFLEMSNVNVVDEMVQMIVGQRAYEINSKAIQTADNMLAMVNNLKR, encoded by the coding sequence ATGATCCGATCTCTGTACACGGCGGCCACGGGCATGCTGGCCCAGCAGATCAACCAGGACGTCGTCGCCAACAACCTGGCGAACGTCCAGACCCCCGGCTTCAAGAGCTCCAGGGCCGAGTTCCAGGACCTCATGTACCAGGTGAGCCGGCAGGCGGGCGTGGGCACCACGTCCGGCACGGCGCTGCCCCTGGGCATGGAGGTGGGCCTGGGCTCGAAGCTCACGTCGATCCAGAAGACCTTCACCCAGGGCGACTACCAGCAGACGGGCAACCGCTTCGACTGGGCCATCGAGGGCGACGGCTTCTTCCAGGTCGACGACGGCAACGGCAAGACCCTCTACACCCGGGCCGGAAGCTGGAAGATCAGCAAGGACCTCTACCTCGTGAATTCCGAGGGCCTCAAGCTGATCCCCGAGGTCACCGTGCCCACGGGGACGGTCACCTTCACCGTCGATGCCGGCGGCACCTGGACGGCCAAGGACAAGGGCGGTGCGACCCTCGCCTCGGGCCGCCTCGAGCTGGCCAAGTTCGCCAACCCCGCGGGGCTGACGAACCTGGGCCGCAACCTCTACGCCAAGACCGACGGCTCCGGCGAGCCTGTCACGGGAAACCCCGACACGGAAGGCTTCGGGACCATCTCCCAGACCTTCCTGGAGATGTCCAACGTCAACGTCGTCGACGAGATGGTCCAGATGATCGTCGGCCAGCGGGCCTACGAGATCAACTCCAAGGCCATCCAGACGGCCGACAACATGTTGGCCATGGTCAACAACCTCAAGAGGTAA
- the flgA gene encoding flagellar basal body P-ring formation protein FlgA, with protein MKRPHALSALAVLLIALACACGVAADCGAAPVGEKAIKEAVKKHVEDNAPWPRDRVRVEFFGAMPEVSVAGGPTDIQVRSRAGEQYIGRTSFTVRFSKGDTVVREETVRVRIEVLTDVVVSTRGILRDAVIRPDDVTVTSKWMDTATTGTLADAGEAVGKRATARLNPGTEITRQMLRSVPVVKKGEVVRIVLESGPMTISAVGLCQEDGGQGDLIRVQNVSSKKIIFARVMGTALVRVDF; from the coding sequence ATGAAACGCCCCCACGCCCTGTCCGCCCTTGCCGTCCTCCTGATCGCCCTTGCCTGCGCGTGCGGCGTCGCGGCCGACTGCGGGGCGGCGCCCGTCGGGGAGAAGGCGATCAAGGAAGCCGTGAAAAAGCACGTCGAGGACAACGCGCCCTGGCCGAGGGACCGGGTGCGCGTCGAGTTCTTCGGCGCGATGCCCGAGGTGTCCGTCGCCGGCGGGCCCACCGACATCCAGGTCCGCAGCCGCGCGGGCGAGCAGTACATCGGGCGCACGTCCTTCACCGTGCGCTTCTCGAAGGGCGACACCGTCGTCCGCGAGGAGACGGTGCGCGTGCGGATCGAGGTCCTCACCGACGTCGTCGTCAGCACCCGGGGCATCCTGCGCGACGCCGTCATCAGGCCCGACGACGTGACCGTGACGAGCAAGTGGATGGACACGGCCACCACGGGGACCCTGGCGGACGCCGGCGAGGCGGTGGGCAAGAGGGCGACGGCCCGGCTCAACCCCGGCACGGAGATCACGCGGCAGATGCTGCGCTCGGTGCCCGTCGTGAAGAAGGGCGAGGTCGTCCGCATCGTCCTCGAGAGCGGCCCCATGACGATTTCCGCCGTCGGCCTGTGCCAGGAGGACGGCGGCCAGGGGGACCTCATCCGGGTCCAGAACGTGTCGTCGAAAAAGATCATCTTCGCCCGGGTGATGGGCACCGCCCTCGTCCGCGTGGACTTCTGA
- a CDS encoding HAMP domain-containing histidine kinase, with protein sequence MIKPKEVRETRETREAEVFRLLEREFEGTFIEELIPGILHNFANPLNGIIGRTRLLQRRLEEAIRKTREAYPDAERTLGEDHAKLLKDIELITRESDRLFDLFKHVSGKFYAIGDRNIQQVNLSELVENEIRFFDFYLDFKHNVKKIMDLDADLHDVAGSPADYSIFISTWVRYAMEAMKDSPVKEFFVSTARRNGRVVLKFQDTGRPMPPELRDAILQGRQGQECRDERAAGLLLAVSLLRKYDVRFEVGHEAGINIFAMEIPCQPAGMRKKAARR encoded by the coding sequence ATGATCAAGCCCAAGGAAGTGAGGGAAACGAGGGAAACGAGGGAAGCCGAGGTGTTCCGCCTCCTGGAGCGGGAGTTCGAAGGCACCTTCATCGAGGAGCTCATCCCGGGGATCCTGCACAACTTCGCCAATCCTCTCAACGGGATCATCGGGCGCACGCGGCTGCTGCAGCGGCGTCTCGAGGAAGCCATCCGCAAGACCCGTGAGGCCTACCCGGACGCGGAGCGCACCCTCGGGGAGGACCACGCGAAGCTCCTCAAGGACATCGAGCTCATCACCCGCGAGTCGGACCGGCTCTTCGACCTCTTCAAGCACGTCTCGGGGAAGTTCTACGCCATCGGCGACCGCAACATCCAGCAGGTGAATCTCTCGGAGCTCGTGGAGAACGAGATCCGGTTCTTCGATTTCTACCTGGATTTCAAGCACAACGTGAAGAAGATCATGGACCTCGACGCGGATCTGCACGACGTCGCCGGCTCCCCCGCCGACTACTCCATCTTCATCTCCACCTGGGTCCGTTACGCCATGGAGGCCATGAAGGACAGCCCCGTGAAGGAATTCTTCGTGTCCACGGCCCGCCGCAACGGCCGGGTCGTGCTCAAGTTCCAGGACACGGGACGCCCCATGCCGCCCGAGCTGAGGGACGCGATCCTGCAGGGGCGCCAGGGACAGGAATGCAGGGACGAGCGGGCCGCGGGGCTCCTGCTGGCCGTCTCCCTGCTGCGCAAGTACGACGTCCGGTTCGAGGTCGGCCACGAGGCGGGGATCAACATCTTCGCCATGGAAATCCCCTGCCAGCCCGCCGGGATGAGAAAGAAAGCGGCCAGGAGGTAA
- a CDS encoding flagellar basal body L-ring protein FlgH, whose translation MKVFRTALSMTLLLLLTGCLATSYDAAMNREPVVLPPPAPQEIRQTPSPGSIWPGATSNNLLFTDRKARNIGDIVTIVVDEKAEGENNANTDTKRQTSTTAGITGFVQTNPDKRFVAGYSLGGAADSSLKGEGKTNRDGSLKGRISARVVRVLPNGNLVIEGRRMLTVNAEDQFMVITGIIRPDDVTTDNLVYSQYIADARIVYAGKGVVDDKMRPGWLTRVVDWVWPF comes from the coding sequence ATGAAAGTCTTCCGCACCGCTCTGTCGATGACCCTGCTTCTGCTGCTCACGGGCTGCCTGGCCACGAGCTACGACGCCGCCATGAACCGCGAGCCCGTCGTGCTTCCTCCCCCGGCGCCGCAGGAGATCAGGCAGACGCCGTCCCCGGGCTCCATCTGGCCGGGGGCGACGTCCAACAACCTGCTCTTCACCGACCGCAAGGCCCGCAACATCGGCGACATCGTGACGATCGTCGTCGACGAGAAGGCCGAGGGCGAGAACAACGCCAACACGGACACCAAGCGCCAGACGTCGACCACGGCGGGGATCACCGGGTTCGTCCAGACCAACCCCGACAAGCGGTTCGTCGCCGGCTACTCCCTGGGCGGCGCTGCGGACAGCTCCCTGAAGGGCGAGGGCAAGACCAACCGCGACGGCAGCCTCAAGGGCCGCATCAGCGCCCGCGTCGTGCGGGTGCTGCCCAACGGCAACCTCGTCATCGAGGGCCGCCGCATGCTCACGGTCAACGCCGAGGACCAGTTCATGGTGATCACCGGGATCATCCGGCCCGATGACGTCACGACGGACAACCTCGTCTACTCGCAGTACATCGCCGATGCCCGGATCGTCTACGCGGGCAAGGGGGTTGTGGACGACAAGATGCGGCCGGGCTGGCTGACGCGGGTCGTGGACTGGGTGTGGCCGTTTTAG
- a CDS encoding flagellar basal body P-ring protein FlgI: protein MNRGILTGVVLALAACLLMPVPAGAARIKDIASIGGIRDNQLVGYGLVVGLMNTGDSIKNGFTKETLSNMLARQGLAMRDKDLKSNNIAAVMVTAVLPPFAKAGSKLDVMVSSVGDAKSLLGGTLLMTPLRGADGEIYAVAQGAVVIGGFVAGANSGSGSAVAKNHTTVGYITNGALIEKELQYDFTKTRQLTVNLYQPDFTTLTRLASTIHSRVGDVDVQLVDSGSAVITVKSSYKGSIVSLLSAIENLDVSVDTPAVVVLNEKTGTVVMGENVRISTIAVAHGNLSFQIREEFNVSQPLPFAPRGTGGAVDAGRGVTMGPGGQTVVTPSSQVNVSEEKRSLTVVPRGVTIQEVVRALNAMGVTPRDLIQILQTIKAAGSLQADLKVM, encoded by the coding sequence ATGAACAGGGGAATTCTCACAGGGGTTGTGCTCGCCTTGGCGGCCTGCCTGCTGATGCCCGTCCCGGCCGGGGCGGCGCGGATCAAGGACATCGCCTCGATCGGCGGGATCCGGGACAACCAGCTCGTCGGCTACGGCCTCGTGGTGGGCCTCATGAACACGGGCGACAGCATCAAGAACGGCTTCACGAAAGAAACCCTCTCGAACATGCTCGCCCGGCAGGGCCTTGCCATGCGGGACAAGGACCTCAAGTCCAACAACATCGCCGCCGTGATGGTCACCGCCGTTCTGCCGCCCTTCGCCAAGGCGGGCTCCAAGCTCGACGTCATGGTCTCCTCCGTCGGCGACGCCAAGAGCCTCCTGGGGGGCACGCTTCTCATGACGCCGCTCCGGGGCGCCGACGGCGAGATCTACGCCGTGGCGCAGGGCGCCGTGGTGATCGGGGGCTTCGTGGCGGGCGCCAATTCGGGCTCGGGCAGCGCCGTGGCGAAGAACCACACGACCGTGGGCTACATCACCAACGGGGCCCTCATCGAGAAGGAGCTCCAGTACGACTTCACGAAGACGCGCCAGCTCACGGTGAACCTCTACCAGCCCGACTTCACGACGCTCACCCGGCTGGCCTCGACGATCCATTCCCGGGTCGGGGACGTGGACGTGCAGCTCGTCGACTCGGGCTCCGCCGTGATCACCGTGAAGAGCTCCTACAAGGGGAGCATCGTGAGTCTGCTGTCCGCCATCGAGAACCTCGACGTCTCCGTCGACACGCCGGCCGTGGTCGTGCTCAACGAGAAGACGGGCACCGTCGTCATGGGGGAAAACGTCCGGATCTCGACGATCGCCGTGGCGCACGGGAACCTCAGCTTCCAGATCCGGGAGGAGTTCAACGTCTCCCAGCCCCTGCCCTTTGCCCCGCGGGGCACGGGAGGCGCCGTCGACGCAGGCCGGGGCGTGACGATGGGCCCCGGCGGCCAGACCGTCGTGACCCCGAGCAGCCAGGTCAACGTGTCCGAGGAGAAGAGATCCCTCACCGTGGTGCCCCGGGGGGTCACCATCCAGGAGGTGGTGCGCGCCCTCAACGCCATGGGCGTCACCCCGAGGGACCTCATCCAGATTCTTCAGACCATCAAGGCCGCGGGCTCCCTGCAGGCCGACCTGAAGGTGATGTAG
- the flgF gene encoding flagellar basal-body rod protein FlgF encodes MMYGVNTAVSAAVKKLSQHDYVTHNLANANTPGFKAERLIFVRRPGTDPMAEDGFSHDPVVLVDHSPGTLQKSGNPLDVAIQGEGYFVIETKDGERYTRNGSFTLNQNRELVTQSGDAVLGEGGRITISGKKIQISNAGAVSVDGSEVGKLKIVDFKKKDALVKRGAGLFEASDKAEQAALENPEVRSGYLETSNVQAVKEMIEMIDIQRSFEAYLKIMQTMSEQDRLATGRIGKLT; translated from the coding sequence ATGATGTACGGTGTGAACACGGCGGTCAGCGCGGCCGTCAAGAAGCTCTCCCAGCACGACTACGTGACCCACAACCTGGCCAATGCCAACACGCCGGGCTTCAAGGCCGAGCGGCTGATTTTCGTGCGGAGGCCCGGGACGGACCCCATGGCCGAGGACGGCTTCAGCCACGACCCCGTCGTCCTGGTCGACCACTCGCCGGGGACGCTGCAGAAGAGCGGAAACCCTCTCGACGTGGCCATCCAGGGGGAGGGGTACTTCGTCATCGAGACGAAGGACGGCGAGCGCTACACGCGCAACGGCAGCTTCACCCTCAACCAGAACCGGGAGCTCGTGACCCAGTCCGGCGACGCCGTGCTGGGCGAGGGCGGCAGGATCACGATTTCCGGCAAGAAGATCCAGATCTCGAATGCGGGGGCCGTCAGCGTCGACGGCAGCGAGGTGGGGAAGCTGAAGATCGTCGATTTCAAGAAGAAGGACGCGCTCGTGAAGCGGGGAGCCGGTCTTTTCGAGGCTTCCGACAAGGCCGAGCAGGCCGCGCTGGAAAACCCGGAGGTCCGCTCGGGCTACCTCGAGACCTCCAACGTCCAGGCCGTCAAGGAGATGATCGAGATGATCGACATCCAGCGCTCCTTCGAGGCCTACCTCAAGATCATGCAGACGATGAGCGAGCAGGACCGACTGGCGACGGGCCGGATCGGCAAGCTGACGTAA
- a CDS encoding FliA/WhiG family RNA polymerase sigma factor, with protein MEVHRRETARVGADVNKKERDKLILKYAPLVKSIVDRIACKVPAHVAERDDLINVGVIGLISALEKFDKGRNVQFETYARFRIRGAVLDELRARDWQPRSARNKDARIEKAMLALQKQLGRPPDEAEIAEFMELSLEDYHQLLDEASGVSLLSSEDLPPDYCEKYAAYDVLEKMDQGSPLSILARGEVRKILKDAIEALPDKEKLVLSLYYYEELTMKEIGCVMNLTESRVCQLHSQAVLRLRGRVKELR; from the coding sequence CTGGAAGTCCATCGTCGAGAAACCGCGCGGGTAGGGGCGGACGTGAACAAGAAGGAACGGGACAAGCTGATTCTGAAATACGCCCCTCTCGTCAAGAGCATCGTCGACCGGATCGCCTGCAAGGTGCCCGCGCACGTGGCCGAGCGCGATGACCTCATCAACGTGGGGGTCATCGGCCTGATCTCCGCCCTGGAGAAGTTCGACAAGGGGCGAAACGTCCAGTTCGAGACGTACGCGCGCTTCCGCATCCGCGGCGCCGTCCTCGACGAGCTGCGGGCGAGGGACTGGCAGCCGCGCTCGGCGCGCAACAAGGACGCCCGGATCGAGAAGGCAATGCTCGCCCTCCAGAAGCAGCTCGGCCGGCCCCCCGACGAGGCGGAAATCGCCGAGTTCATGGAGCTGTCGCTCGAGGACTACCACCAGCTCCTCGACGAGGCCTCGGGCGTGTCGCTGCTGTCGAGCGAGGACCTGCCGCCCGACTACTGCGAGAAGTACGCCGCCTACGACGTGCTGGAAAAGATGGACCAGGGCAGCCCCCTGTCGATCCTGGCCCGGGGCGAGGTGCGGAAGATCCTCAAGGATGCCATCGAGGCGCTGCCCGACAAGGAGAAGCTGGTGCTGTCGCTCTACTACTACGAGGAACTCACCATGAAGGAGATCGGCTGCGTGATGAATCTCACCGAATCCCGGGTCTGCCAGCTCCACTCGCAGGCGGTGCTGCGGCTCCGGGGCAGGGTGAAAGAGCTCCGGTAG
- the flgM gene encoding flagellar biosynthesis anti-sigma factor FlgM, which translates to MKISKVDDATLQMIQHYQKADKVEDRAQEKPEKAGAANLVPEEKVNLSTTAKDVQSLKNAVSSLPDVREDRVQNLREQIEKGTYKVDAEKVAEKMVGESLLDVLS; encoded by the coding sequence ATGAAGATTTCCAAAGTCGACGACGCCACCCTCCAGATGATCCAGCACTACCAGAAGGCCGACAAGGTCGAGGACCGTGCGCAGGAGAAACCGGAGAAGGCCGGCGCCGCCAATCTCGTACCCGAGGAAAAGGTGAATCTTTCCACCACGGCAAAGGACGTGCAGAGCCTGAAGAATGCCGTCTCGAGCCTGCCCGACGTCAGGGAGGACAGGGTCCAGAACCTGCGGGAGCAGATCGAGAAGGGCACCTACAAGGTCGACGCGGAGAAGGTTGCCGAGAAGATGGTGGGAGAGTCGCTGCTCGATGTCCTTTCCTGA